From Herbiconiux flava, one genomic window encodes:
- a CDS encoding NAD(P)H-hydrate epimerase encodes MRIGYTAQAVRDAERPHLEAGEPLMERASHALAQEITARLGALPPPPDGRPWRVVLLVGSGSNGGDALFAGAELASGAGIAGGTGIAGEAGIMGGTGIVVEAIRVGTRVHEGGRAAAEAAGVGVRSLAATEAARVAVQGDVVVDGILGTGTSAAAPALRGAAREAVAGILDLIAAGEGRPLVVAVDLPSGVDPDTGAVADEVVLPADLTVTFGGIKAGLLQGPGARFAGEVVLARIGIEDDLAATEPAIVVP; translated from the coding sequence ATGAGAATCGGCTACACCGCCCAGGCCGTCCGCGACGCCGAGCGCCCGCACCTCGAGGCGGGCGAGCCGCTGATGGAGCGGGCCTCGCACGCGCTGGCGCAGGAGATCACCGCGCGACTCGGCGCCCTCCCGCCGCCGCCCGACGGACGGCCGTGGCGGGTCGTGCTGCTCGTCGGCTCGGGCTCGAACGGGGGCGACGCGCTGTTCGCCGGCGCCGAGCTGGCGAGCGGGGCGGGGATCGCGGGCGGGACGGGGATCGCGGGCGAGGCGGGGATCATGGGCGGGACGGGGATCGTGGTGGAGGCCATCCGGGTGGGGACGCGGGTGCACGAGGGTGGCCGCGCCGCGGCGGAGGCCGCGGGCGTCGGGGTGCGGTCGCTCGCGGCGACGGAGGCGGCGCGGGTCGCGGTGCAGGGCGACGTGGTGGTGGACGGGATCCTCGGCACCGGCACGTCGGCGGCGGCACCGGCGCTGCGGGGGGCGGCGCGCGAGGCGGTGGCGGGCATCCTGGACCTGATCGCCGCGGGAGAAGGCCGCCCGCTGGTCGTGGCCGTCGATCTGCCGAGCGGTGTCGACCCCGACACCGGTGCGGTCGCCGACGAGGTCGTGCTGCCCGCCGACCTGACGGTGACCTTCGGGGGCATCAAGGCGGGGCTCCTGCAGGGGCCGGGTGCCCGGTTCGCCGGGGAGGTCGTGCTCGCCCGGATCGGCATCGAGGACGATCTCGCGGCGACCGAACCCGCGATCGTCGTGCCGTGA
- a CDS encoding VTC domain-containing protein, whose amino-acid sequence MTGPLDLDAFDPISLEELTARAALQTRVDRKYVVPAGELPGILDQLGPETQVLELGGVRAFRYESVYFDTPELTSYRMAAHARRRRFKMRTRAYVDSATAYLEVKTRGARSATVKERLEYAFDERSELNEDGLLYAHDTLDGAGFDLEPERLRRTVVTRYRRATLFVPGDGRDAHPESRATVDTQLAWELDPAVTGRVRRFETPGIAIVETKSGSRPSGVDRVLWAHGHRPSTISKYGTGLAALVPALPANKWSRVLRRHFTPAA is encoded by the coding sequence ATGACCGGCCCGCTCGACCTCGACGCCTTCGACCCCATCTCGCTCGAGGAGCTGACCGCCCGGGCCGCGCTGCAGACGCGGGTCGACCGCAAGTACGTCGTACCGGCGGGGGAGCTGCCGGGCATCCTGGATCAGCTCGGACCTGAGACGCAGGTGCTCGAGCTGGGCGGGGTGCGCGCCTTCCGCTACGAGTCGGTCTACTTCGACACCCCCGAGCTGACGAGCTACCGGATGGCGGCGCACGCGCGCCGGCGCCGCTTCAAGATGCGCACCCGCGCCTACGTCGACTCGGCCACGGCCTACCTCGAGGTGAAGACGCGCGGTGCCCGCTCGGCCACGGTGAAGGAGCGGCTCGAGTACGCCTTCGACGAGCGGTCCGAGCTGAACGAGGACGGCCTGCTCTACGCCCACGACACCCTCGACGGGGCCGGCTTCGACCTCGAGCCAGAGCGGCTGCGGCGCACGGTGGTGACCCGCTACCGCCGGGCGACGCTGTTCGTGCCGGGCGACGGGCGGGACGCGCATCCGGAGAGCCGGGCCACCGTCGACACGCAGCTCGCCTGGGAGCTCGACCCCGCGGTCACGGGGCGGGTCCGCCGGTTCGAGACGCCCGGCATCGCGATCGTCGAGACCAAGTCGGGCTCCCGCCCCTCGGGTGTCGACCGGGTGCTCTGGGCGCACGGGCACCGGCCGTCGACCATCTCGAAGTACGGCACCGGGCTCGCTGCCCTCGTACCGGCGCTGCCCGCCAACAAGTGGTCGCGGGTGCTCCGCCGCCACTTCACCCCGGCCGCCTGA
- a CDS encoding AI-2E family transporter, which yields MPTDDSALARPNPPGTASPSPSDPTARPSLRSMLTDKFGQLALRSLQIIVVLILATVVVFALVQLKLVVIPLLIAIILAAAVSPVLRWLKHHGFSAMMATWVTLVAAILVFGGLITLIVFAVRGQWDELGKRASEGVDNLQGFITNLPFDIDQSQIEDAKNSALDFLTSSQFGSGALAGVSAAGEVITGAVLAIVILFFFMKDGPQIWAFLLKPFKGYRHERGERIGHTAVRTLGGYIRGTAVVALVDSVAIGVGVAIVGVPLALPLAIIVFVGAFIPLIGATLAGVLAALVAFVANGPVAALVVVGIVIAVNQLEGNFLQPVVMAQSLKLHPLVILVALTAGTILGGIVGAVLSVPIAAVGWAIIKVWNGPAPEPEPHPKRKKKDRTPKAEPPAAEVVA from the coding sequence ATGCCGACCGACGACTCCGCCCTCGCTCGCCCGAATCCTCCGGGCACCGCGAGCCCCTCGCCCTCCGACCCCACGGCGCGCCCGAGCCTGCGGTCGATGCTGACCGACAAGTTCGGTCAGCTCGCGCTGCGCAGCCTGCAGATCATCGTGGTGCTGATCCTCGCCACCGTGGTGGTGTTCGCGCTGGTGCAGCTGAAGCTCGTGGTCATCCCGCTGCTGATCGCGATCATCCTCGCGGCGGCGGTCAGCCCGGTGCTGCGCTGGCTGAAGCATCACGGCTTCTCGGCGATGATGGCGACCTGGGTGACGCTGGTCGCGGCCATCCTGGTGTTCGGCGGTCTCATCACGCTGATCGTGTTCGCCGTGCGCGGGCAGTGGGACGAGCTCGGCAAGCGCGCCTCCGAGGGCGTGGACAACCTGCAGGGCTTCATCACGAACCTGCCGTTCGACATCGACCAGTCGCAGATCGAGGACGCGAAGAACTCCGCCCTCGACTTCCTCACCAGCAGCCAGTTCGGATCGGGGGCGCTCGCCGGGGTCTCGGCGGCCGGCGAGGTCATCACCGGGGCGGTGCTGGCTATCGTCATCCTGTTCTTCTTCATGAAGGACGGGCCGCAGATCTGGGCCTTCCTGCTCAAGCCGTTCAAGGGCTACCGGCACGAGCGCGGGGAGCGCATCGGGCACACCGCGGTGCGGACGCTCGGCGGGTACATCCGCGGCACGGCCGTCGTCGCCCTCGTCGACTCGGTCGCGATCGGCGTGGGCGTCGCCATCGTCGGCGTGCCGCTGGCGCTGCCGCTCGCCATCATCGTCTTCGTCGGCGCGTTCATCCCCCTGATCGGTGCCACACTGGCCGGCGTGCTGGCCGCGCTGGTGGCGTTCGTCGCCAACGGGCCGGTGGCCGCGCTGGTCGTGGTGGGCATCGTGATCGCCGTGAACCAGCTGGAGGGCAACTTCCTGCAGCCGGTCGTGATGGCGCAGTCGCTGAAGCTGCACCCGCTGGTCATCCTGGTCGCGCTGACCGCGGGCACCATCCTCGGCGGCATCGTCGGCGCCGTGCTGTCGGTGCCCATCGCGGCGGTCGGCTGGGCGATCATCAAGGTCTGGAACGGGCCGGCCCCCGAGCCCGAGCCGCACCCGAAGCGGAAGAAGAAGGATCGGACGCCGAAGGCGGAGCCGCCGGCGGCGGAGGTCGTGGCGTAG
- a CDS encoding DUF4956 domain-containing protein: protein MTYAVLVALDLLMVGILTFGLYFRRHHRRDLVVAFLGVNVGVLAVSMVLGSSTIGAGLGLGLFGVLSIIRLRSDEIAQHEVAYYFSALALGLLAGLGSTLSVLSISLMVLILAVMFVGDSRRLFPRHRQQSIVLDRAFTDEPALTAHLEQLLGGRVKQVQVKSLDLVNDTTVVDVRYTVPDARAAAPAVDVAAPAAPAARAEAVAR from the coding sequence ATGACCTACGCCGTCCTCGTCGCCCTCGACCTCCTGATGGTCGGGATCCTGACCTTCGGCCTGTATTTCCGCCGCCACCACCGCCGCGACCTCGTGGTCGCCTTCCTCGGCGTCAACGTCGGCGTGCTGGCCGTCTCGATGGTGCTCGGCTCGAGCACCATCGGCGCCGGGCTCGGCCTCGGCCTCTTCGGGGTGCTGAGCATCATCCGCCTGCGCAGCGACGAGATCGCCCAGCACGAGGTCGCGTACTACTTCTCTGCCCTCGCCCTCGGCCTCCTCGCCGGGCTCGGCAGCACGCTGAGCGTTCTCTCGATCAGCCTGATGGTGCTCATTCTCGCCGTGATGTTCGTCGGCGACAGCCGTCGTCTGTTCCCGCGGCACCGCCAGCAGAGCATCGTGCTCGACCGTGCGTTCACCGACGAGCCGGCGCTCACCGCGCACCTCGAGCAGCTGCTCGGCGGGCGGGTGAAGCAGGTGCAGGTGAAGAGCCTCGACCTCGTGAACGACACCACCGTGGTCGACGTGCGGTACACGGTCCCGGATGCCCGAGCCGCCGCCCCGGCCGTCGACGTCGCGGCACCGGCCGCTCCCGCCGCCCGCGCCGAAGCGGTGGCCCGATGA
- a CDS encoding DUF3618 domain-containing protein — translation MAKKKSSDELSVPKAISEVARGVATARAMKPHDHSDAGPADADGDSTAEAPQRSRAELQADIAATRAQLAGLVDEIEHRLDVPARAEVIVDDFKTDPKKAVVTHKKTTVTAAVVVAAVGTGIGLLIRAIVKK, via the coding sequence ATGGCGAAGAAGAAGTCGAGCGACGAGCTGTCGGTGCCCAAGGCCATCTCCGAGGTGGCCCGGGGCGTCGCGACCGCGCGCGCCATGAAGCCGCACGACCATTCCGACGCCGGTCCGGCCGACGCCGACGGTGACTCCACGGCCGAGGCGCCGCAGCGCAGCCGGGCCGAGCTGCAGGCCGACATCGCCGCGACCCGCGCGCAGCTGGCCGGACTGGTCGACGAGATCGAGCACCGGCTCGACGTACCCGCGCGCGCCGAGGTGATCGTCGACGACTTCAAGACCGACCCGAAGAAGGCCGTGGTCACCCACAAGAAGACGACCGTGACCGCGGCCGTCGTGGTCGCCGCCGTCGGCACCGGCATCGGTCTGCTGATCCGGGCGATCGTCAAGAAGTAG
- a CDS encoding GntR family transcriptional regulator, with the protein MPASASPSTAVQTVAAALRELILDARLAPGQALREETLSAEHGVNRHTVRAALQLLAAQRLVTFEPYKGARVRAFSDDDVRALMEYRTALEGEAVALLRRRTGTSAGAPLPLPPELVAANARLREVCERHPDDHRAIESAHAELHHALVASAGSPRITEAHGQLESELLLFLNQLRPLLPADEMAEQHDRLLEGIRMRGEPAVREHLAHSAEQLIALHRSR; encoded by the coding sequence GTGCCCGCCTCCGCCTCCCCGTCGACCGCGGTGCAGACCGTCGCCGCCGCCCTGCGCGAGCTGATCCTCGATGCCCGGCTCGCTCCGGGCCAGGCACTCCGCGAGGAGACCCTCTCGGCCGAGCACGGCGTCAACCGCCACACGGTGCGCGCGGCCCTCCAGCTGCTGGCCGCGCAGCGCCTCGTCACCTTCGAGCCCTACAAGGGCGCCCGGGTGCGGGCCTTCTCCGACGACGACGTGCGGGCGCTGATGGAGTATCGCACCGCACTCGAGGGCGAGGCGGTCGCCCTGCTCCGGCGACGCACCGGCACGTCGGCGGGCGCACCGCTCCCCCTGCCGCCCGAGCTCGTGGCCGCGAACGCGCGGCTCCGCGAGGTCTGCGAGCGCCACCCCGACGACCACCGGGCCATCGAGAGCGCGCACGCCGAGCTGCATCACGCTCTGGTGGCCTCGGCCGGCAGCCCCCGCATCACCGAAGCGCACGGCCAGCTCGAGAGCGAGCTGCTGCTGTTCCTCAACCAGCTGCGGCCCCTGCTCCCGGCCGACGAGATGGCCGAGCAGCACGACCGGCTGCTCGAGGGCATCCGGATGCGCGGCGAGCCTGCCGTGCGCGAGCACCTCGCCCACTCCGCCGAGCAGCTCATCGCGCTGCACCGGTCCCGCTGA